From one Xyrauchen texanus isolate HMW12.3.18 chromosome 17, RBS_HiC_50CHRs, whole genome shotgun sequence genomic stretch:
- the LOC127658425 gene encoding protein tyrosine phosphatase type IVA 3-like, which produces MVRMNRPAPVEVCYKNMRFLITHNPTNATLSSFIEDLKTYGATTVVRVCEITYDKTPLEKDGITVMDWPFDDGAPPPTKIVDDWLSLLRNKFCEDPGCCVAVHCVAGLGRKRRGAINSKQLTYLEKYRPKQRLRFKDPHNHKSKCCLM; this is translated from the exons ATGGTCAGGATGAACCGGCCGGCTCCTGTTGAGGTCTGCTATAAAAACATGCGCTTCCTGATTACGCACAACCCCACCAACGCAACATTAAGCAGCTTCATAGAG GATTTGAAGACATATGGGGCAACAACAGTGGTGCGTGTATGTGAAATTACCTATGATAAGACACCACTGGAGAAGGATGGAATTACCGTCATG GACTGGCCATTTGATGATGGTGCACCACCTCCCACGAAGATCGTGGATGACTGGCTCAGTCTTCTGAGGAATAAGTTCTGTGAGGATCCAGGGTGCTGTGTGGCTGTGCACTGTGTGGCTGGCCTGGGACG GAAACGCCGAGGCGCCATAAACAGCAAGCAACTGACATACCTGGAGAAGTACCGCCCCAAACAGAGACTGCGTTTCAAAGACCCACATAACCACAAAAGCAAGTGCTGCCTCATGTGA